In the Solanum pennellii chromosome 5, SPENNV200 genome, one interval contains:
- the LOC107020748 gene encoding AP-1 complex subunit mu-2, whose protein sequence is MAGAASALFLLDIKGRVLVWRDYRGDVTSVQAERFFTKLIEKEGDPLDPVAYDNGVTYMFIQHNNVYLMTASRQNCNAASLLLFLHRVVDVFKHYFEELEEESLRDNFVVVYELLDEMMDFGYPQYTEAKILSEFIKTDAYRMEVTQRPPMAVTNAVSWRSEGINYKKNEVFLDVVESVNILVNSNGQIVRSDVVGALKMRAYLSGMPECKLGLNDRMLLEAQGRTTKGKAIDLDDIKFHQCVRLARFENDRTISFIPPDGAFDLMTYRLGTQVKPLIWVEAQVERHSRSRMEIVVKARSQFKERSTATNVEIELPVATDATNPNVRTSMGSSTYAPEKDALIWKIKSFPGGKEYMLRAEFTLPSITAEESVPERKAPIRVKFEIPYFTVSGIQVRYLKIIEKSGYQALPWVRYITMAGEYELRLV, encoded by the exons ATGGCAGGGGCGGCGTCCGCGCTGTTCCTCCTTGACATCAAAGGCCGGGTGCTCGTCTGGCGTGATTACCGTGGAGACGTCACTTCAGTTCAAGCGGAACGATTCTTCACCAAGCTCATTGAAAAAGAG GGCGATCCTCTGGATCCTGTAGCATATGATAATGGCGTGACCTATATGTTTATACAGCATAACAATGTGTATCTCATGACTGCATCAAGGCAGAACTGTAATGCAGCTAGTCTACTTCTGTTTCTACACCGTGTCGTAGAT GTATTCAAGCATTATTTTGAAGAGTTAGAAGAAGAATCCCTTCGCGATAATTTTGTTGTGGTG TATGAGCTACTTGATGAAATGATGGACTTTGGTTATCCTCAATATACCGAAGCAAAAATTCTCAGTGAGTTCATAAAAACTGATGCATATAGGATGGAGGTTACACAAAGGCCTCCAATGGCAGTTACAAATGCTGTGTCCTGGCGTAGTGAAGGGATAAACTACAAGAAGAATGAA GTGTTTTTGGATGTTGTGGAGAGTGTTAATATACTTGTAAACAGCAATGGGCAAATAGTGAGATCAGATGTTGTTGGTGCACTGAAGATGAGGGCATACTTGAG TGGCATGCCTGAGTGTAAGCTTGGTCTTAATGATAGAATGTTGCTGGAAGCACAAGGGCGAACTACCAAGGGGAAGGCCATTGATCTTGATGATATCAAGTTTCATCA GTGTGTTCGCTTGGCCCGATTTGAAAATGATCGCACTATATCATTTATACCGCCAGATGGAGCCTTTGATCTTATGACCTACAGACTTGGTACTCAG GTAAAGCCTCTCATATGGGTGGAAGCTCAAGTGGAAAGACATTCTAGGAGCCGTATGGAAATTGTGGTTAAAGCACGGAGCCAGTTCAAGGAACGAAG TACTGCAACTAATGTTGAAATTGAGTTACCTGTGGCAACGGATGCTACAAATCCAAATGTCCGAACATCAATGGGATCATCTACTTATGCACCTGAAAAAGATGCACtgatttggaaaataaaatCTTTCCCAGGTGGTAAG GAATATATGTTGAGAGCGGAGTTTACTCTTCCCAGTATTACAGCAGAAGAATCAGTTCCTGAGAGAAAAGCTCCTATACGTGTGAAATTTGAAATTCCTTATTTTACTGTTTCTGGTATACAG GTTCGCTACTTGAAGATTATTGAGAAAAGTGGCTATCAGGCTCTTCCATGGGTGAGATATATTACTATGGCTGGTGAATACGAGTTAAGACTAGTATAA